The proteins below come from a single Oscillatoria salina IIICB1 genomic window:
- the uvrA gene encoding excinuclease ABC subunit UvrA, with product MSLTIANGKNPHNQNYIRISGARQHNLKNLDLELPRDRLIVFTGVSGSGKSSLAFDTIFAEGQRRYVESLSAYARQFLGQLDKPDVDAIEGLSPAISIDQKSTSHNPRSTVGTVTEIYDYLRLLFGRAGEPHCPICDRNIAPQTIDEMCDLIMALGDRARFQILAPVVRGKKGTHKKLISSLQTQGFARLRVNGEVYDLSEVPDLDKNYTHNLEVVVDRLILKPGIEERLADSLGTCLRISNGIAIIEVLNATSANTAGVRQSFSPDSKYIGNGPENQANSEQETSQEIVFSENFACPEHGAVMEELSPRLFSFNSPYGACPNCHGIGSLRTFLPELIIPDPEAPLYAAIAPWSEKDNSYYLELLYRVSEAYGFEIGTAWKTLTKEQQEIILYGNDEPIIYNSVRGTHKPFAGVINILAKQYQTGSETQKQKLEQYRINQTCEVCQGKRLKPEALAVRLGQWQITDLTGVSIRESIEKINKLNLTPRQAQIGDLALREIKARLQFLLDVGLDYLTLNRAAMTLSGGEAQRIRLATQIGSGLTGVLYVLDEPSIGLHQRDNGRLLRTLKKLRDLGNTLIVVEHDEETIRSADQIVDIGPKAGVHGGKIVVQGNLDQLLASETSLTGAYLSGRRKIETPNERRKGNARSLILQDCSRNNLQHINVEIPLGKLVCITGVSGSGKSTLVNELLYPALKHYLTKKTPFPHNLGKIKGLNAIDKVIVIDQSPIGRTPRSNPATYTGIFDPIRAVFAETIEAKARGYKPGRFSFNVKGGRCEACSGQGVNVIEMNFLPDVYVQCEVCKGARYNRETLQVKYKTHSIADVLNMTVEEALEAFQNIPKAANRLQTLLDVGLGYIRLGQPAPTLSGGEAQRVKLASELSRRATGKTLYLIDEPTTGLSFYDVHHLLNVLQRLVDKGNSILVIEHNLDVIRCADWIIDLGPEGGDKGGEVIAVGTPEDIAKHPKSYTGKYLQQVLQQHPSVAIV from the coding sequence ATGTCTCTTACGATCGCTAACGGTAAAAATCCTCATAACCAAAACTATATTCGCATCTCTGGTGCGAGACAGCATAATCTGAAAAATCTCGATTTGGAACTTCCGCGCGATCGCTTGATTGTGTTTACGGGTGTTTCTGGTTCGGGTAAGTCTTCTTTGGCTTTTGATACCATCTTTGCTGAGGGACAACGACGCTATGTGGAGTCTCTCAGTGCTTATGCACGTCAATTTTTGGGACAATTGGATAAGCCGGATGTGGATGCGATTGAGGGGCTAAGTCCGGCTATTTCTATCGATCAAAAGTCTACTTCTCACAATCCGCGTTCGACTGTGGGGACGGTTACGGAAATTTATGATTATCTGAGATTGCTTTTTGGACGGGCTGGGGAACCTCATTGTCCGATTTGCGATCGCAATATTGCACCCCAAACTATTGACGAAATGTGCGATCTGATTATGGCACTTGGCGATCGCGCTCGTTTCCAAATTTTAGCTCCTGTTGTCCGTGGCAAGAAGGGTACGCACAAAAAATTAATTTCTAGTTTACAAACCCAAGGTTTTGCCAGATTGAGGGTAAATGGGGAGGTTTACGACCTGTCTGAAGTACCCGACCTTGATAAAAATTATACTCACAACCTGGAAGTTGTTGTCGATCGCTTAATTCTCAAACCCGGTATTGAAGAGCGTTTGGCGGATTCTCTCGGTACTTGTCTCCGTATTTCCAACGGGATTGCGATTATCGAGGTATTAAATGCTACATCGGCTAACACAGCCGGAGTCCGACAGTCCTTCAGTCCTGATAGTAAGTATATAGGAAATGGGCCAGAAAATCAAGCAAATAGCGAACAGGAAACCAGCCAAGAAATCGTCTTTTCAGAAAACTTTGCTTGTCCGGAACATGGTGCAGTAATGGAAGAATTATCACCAAGATTATTTTCCTTTAATTCTCCTTACGGTGCTTGTCCGAATTGTCACGGAATTGGTAGTTTGCGGACTTTTCTACCAGAATTAATTATACCCGATCCCGAAGCACCATTATACGCCGCGATCGCGCCTTGGTCGGAAAAGGATAATAGTTATTATTTAGAATTACTTTATCGAGTTTCAGAAGCTTATGGTTTTGAAATTGGGACTGCTTGGAAAACTTTAACCAAAGAACAGCAAGAGATTATTTTATACGGCAATGATGAGCCAATTATTTATAATTCTGTGCGGGGAACTCATAAACCATTTGCTGGAGTAATTAATATCTTAGCCAAGCAATATCAAACAGGTTCAGAAACCCAAAAACAAAAGTTAGAACAATATCGAATTAATCAAACTTGTGAAGTTTGTCAAGGGAAACGATTGAAACCAGAAGCCTTAGCAGTTCGTTTAGGACAATGGCAGATTACCGACTTAACAGGTGTCTCAATTCGCGAAAGCATTGAGAAGATAAATAAACTCAATTTAACTCCCAGACAAGCACAAATAGGTGACTTAGCTTTAAGAGAAATTAAAGCCCGTTTGCAGTTTCTTTTAGACGTAGGCTTAGATTATTTAACACTCAATCGAGCCGCAATGACTCTTTCCGGAGGAGAAGCACAAAGAATTAGATTAGCAACTCAAATTGGTTCGGGTTTAACCGGAGTTTTGTACGTTTTAGACGAACCAAGTATTGGTTTACATCAACGAGACAACGGTAGGTTATTGCGTACCTTGAAAAAATTGCGCGACTTGGGTAATACTTTAATTGTTGTCGAACATGACGAAGAAACAATTCGTAGCGCCGACCAAATAGTTGATATTGGACCAAAAGCAGGAGTTCATGGCGGCAAAATAGTTGTTCAAGGAAACCTAGATCAATTACTAGCCAGCGAAACATCCTTAACAGGCGCTTACCTATCCGGACGCAGAAAGATTGAAACTCCCAACGAGAGAAGAAAAGGAAACGCGCGATCGCTAATTTTACAAGACTGTTCTCGTAACAATCTTCAGCATATTAATGTCGAAATTCCTTTAGGTAAACTTGTTTGTATCACAGGCGTTTCTGGTTCCGGAAAATCAACCCTAGTCAACGAATTACTTTATCCAGCCTTAAAACATTACCTCACCAAAAAAACGCCCTTTCCCCACAACTTAGGAAAAATCAAAGGACTCAACGCGATCGATAAAGTAATCGTTATCGACCAATCACCAATTGGGAGAACACCCCGTTCTAATCCTGCCACATATACAGGCATTTTCGATCCAATTCGAGCAGTATTTGCCGAAACAATTGAAGCCAAAGCCAGAGGATATAAACCAGGTCGATTTTCCTTCAACGTAAAAGGAGGACGTTGCGAAGCTTGTAGCGGACAAGGAGTAAATGTCATCGAAATGAATTTCCTCCCCGATGTGTATGTTCAATGCGAAGTTTGTAAAGGTGCAAGATACAACCGAGAAACCTTACAAGTCAAATATAAAACTCATTCCATCGCTGACGTTTTAAACATGACCGTCGAAGAAGCCTTAGAAGCATTTCAGAACATCCCCAAAGCCGCAAATCGACTGCAAACTTTACTTGATGTCGGCTTAGGTTACATTCGTTTAGGACAACCCGCACCCACACTTTCTGGTGGTGAAGCCCAACGAGTTAAACTAGCATCAGAACTATCTCGTCGCGCTACCGGAAAAACCCTTTATTTAATCGACGAACCCACCACTGGATTATCCTTTTACGACGTACATCACTTATTAAATGTCTTACAACGTTTAGTAGACAAAGGTAACTCAATTTTAGTCATCGAACACAACCTAGATGTCATTCGTTGTGCAGATTGGATTATCGATTTAGGACCCGAAGGAGGAGACAAAGGAGGAGAAGTAATTGCCGTCGGCACACCCGAAGATATTGCCAAACATCCCAAATCTTATACAGGAAAGTATTTACAGCAAGTCTTGCAACAACATCCCTCTGTAGCAATCGTGTAA
- a CDS encoding SemiSWEET transporter: protein MQFVTLIGLLAGTLTTIAFLPQVIKTWKSRSAQDISLGMFLLFCTGVFLWLVYGLLKQDLPVIVANCATLVLAGSILWMKLKFSRKGAKTQRKKRRR, encoded by the coding sequence ATGCAGTTTGTTACCTTGATTGGTTTACTAGCAGGTACGCTGACAACGATCGCGTTTCTCCCTCAAGTCATTAAAACCTGGAAGTCGCGATCGGCGCAAGATATCTCGCTGGGAATGTTTCTTCTTTTTTGTACTGGTGTATTTTTATGGTTAGTTTATGGCTTATTAAAGCAAGATTTGCCTGTGATTGTCGCTAATTGTGCTACTTTGGTTTTGGCTGGAAGTATTTTGTGGATGAAGTTAAAGTTCTCACGCAAAGGCGCAAAGACGCAAAGAAAGAAAAGGAGACGCTAA
- a CDS encoding ParA family protein: protein MSTTVIAFFNNKGGVGKTSLVYHLAWMYKDLGLRVVTADLDPQANLTAAFLDEDRVEEIWLGNGSSKTVFDCIQPLLKGTGDVSKPHLEYVEEEGQLSLFTAELALLVGDLYLSGFEDELSAQWPICLGGGGQERAFRVISAFWRIMQQSAEIHQADVILMDLGPNLGAINRAALIAADYVVVPLSPDLFSLQGLRNLGPTLRVWREEWKERLEKKDSLGKKNLVTDLKVPQGKMQPVGYVVLQHVARLDRPVKAYNRWLARIPQVYKKDVLDESGNNKVSGAEDIHCLALLKNYQSLMPMAQEARKPIFHLKPADGAIGSHTYSVKKIYEDFHTLAMKIAERTGVKR, encoded by the coding sequence ATGAGTACAACCGTTATCGCTTTTTTCAATAACAAAGGAGGAGTAGGTAAAACTTCACTTGTATACCACTTAGCATGGATGTACAAAGATTTAGGCTTGCGGGTAGTTACTGCTGATTTAGATCCCCAAGCTAATTTAACTGCCGCCTTTCTCGATGAAGATCGAGTCGAAGAAATTTGGTTAGGAAACGGTTCATCAAAAACCGTCTTTGACTGTATACAGCCTTTATTAAAAGGTACTGGTGATGTTAGTAAACCCCATTTAGAATATGTTGAAGAAGAAGGTCAATTATCGCTATTTACAGCCGAACTAGCACTTTTAGTTGGAGATTTATATCTTTCTGGTTTTGAGGATGAACTTTCAGCACAGTGGCCCATTTGTTTAGGCGGAGGTGGACAAGAACGTGCCTTTCGGGTTATTTCTGCTTTTTGGCGCATTATGCAACAGAGTGCTGAAATTCATCAAGCTGATGTTATTTTAATGGATTTAGGACCGAATTTAGGAGCAATAAATCGTGCAGCCTTAATTGCCGCAGATTACGTTGTAGTTCCTTTATCACCAGATTTGTTTTCTTTACAAGGTTTGCGTAATCTCGGTCCCACTTTACGAGTTTGGCGTGAAGAGTGGAAAGAAAGACTAGAAAAAAAAGATTCTCTGGGAAAAAAGAATTTAGTAACCGATTTAAAAGTTCCTCAAGGAAAAATGCAGCCAGTTGGTTATGTTGTCTTACAACACGTAGCCCGATTAGATCGTCCAGTGAAAGCATATAATCGTTGGCTTGCTCGTATTCCGCAAGTATATAAAAAAGATGTCTTAGATGAATCCGGAAATAATAAAGTTTCTGGGGCAGAAGATATTCATTGTTTGGCTTTACTGAAAAACTACCAAAGTTTGATGCCAATGGCTCAGGAAGCTCGTAAGCCTATTTTTCATCTTAAACCTGCTGATGGTGCTATTGGCTCTCATACATATTCAGTCAAAAAAATCTACGAAGATTTTCATACCTTAGCTATGAAAATAGCTGAAAGAACAGGAGTGAAAAGATAA
- a CDS encoding ATP-binding protein, whose translation MNDSELENLLNDIESDRVERKSSIADRSAIRQAICAFANDLPNHGKPGVIFVGIDNEGKCANLDIADQLLRTLADMRSDGNILPFPTITVQKKTIYGCDLGVIIVEPSDAPPVRFNGRVWVRIGPRRATATREEECRLSEKRRYKDLPFDLQGLSSATIDDLNLDLFQRDYLRSSLAIEVLEENQRSVEQQLTSMRFATVEPNCQPTVLGLLVVGNDPRQFVPGAYIQFLRIEGTELTDPIKDQKEIDGPLPDLLRILDEMLKAHISVASNITSQPLEIKEPDYPIVALQQLARNAVMHRNYESTNAPVRINWFNDRIEIQNPGGPFGQVNKDNFGQPGITDYRNPYLAEAMKNLGYVQRFGIGIELARNELKKNGNPPPKFLVEDTYVLVELKRKQL comes from the coding sequence ATGAATGATTCAGAGTTAGAAAATTTACTAAATGATATTGAATCAGATCGAGTAGAACGTAAAAGTTCAATAGCTGATAGAAGTGCAATTCGTCAGGCTATTTGTGCTTTTGCTAATGACTTACCAAATCATGGTAAACCAGGAGTCATTTTTGTTGGTATTGACAATGAGGGAAAATGTGCCAACTTAGATATTGCCGATCAGCTTTTGCGTACTCTAGCTGATATGCGCTCTGATGGAAATATTTTGCCTTTTCCTACCATAACTGTGCAGAAAAAAACGATTTATGGATGCGATTTAGGTGTCATAATTGTAGAACCCTCAGATGCACCACCTGTACGTTTTAATGGCAGAGTTTGGGTACGAATAGGTCCTCGAAGAGCAACTGCGACTAGAGAAGAAGAGTGTCGTCTCAGCGAAAAAAGACGATATAAAGACTTACCTTTTGATTTACAAGGGTTATCATCAGCAACAATAGATGATTTAAATTTGGATTTATTTCAGAGAGACTATTTACGCTCATCTTTGGCAATAGAAGTTCTTGAAGAAAATCAACGGTCTGTTGAACAACAATTAACATCAATGCGATTTGCTACAGTAGAACCGAACTGTCAACCAACAGTATTAGGTCTTTTAGTAGTAGGAAACGATCCTAGACAGTTCGTACCAGGTGCGTACATTCAATTTCTGCGAATTGAAGGAACTGAATTGACTGATCCTATTAAAGATCAAAAAGAAATTGACGGTCCTCTTCCAGATTTACTCAGGATACTAGACGAAATGTTAAAAGCTCATATTTCAGTAGCTTCAAACATTACCTCCCAACCACTTGAAATTAAAGAACCTGATTACCCGATAGTTGCTTTACAGCAGCTAGCAAGAAATGCAGTAATGCACCGTAATTACGAGAGTACAAATGCGCCAGTGCGAATAAATTGGTTTAACGATCGCATAGAAATTCAAAATCCTGGAGGTCCGTTTGGTCAAGTAAATAAAGACAATTTTGGTCAACCCGGAATAACAGACTATCGCAATCCCTATTTAGCTGAAGCGATGAAAAATCTTGGCTATGTTCAGCGATTTGGGATAGGAATTGAATTAGCCAGAAATGAACTGAAAAAGAATGGTAATCCACCTCCAAAATTTCTAGTCGAAGACACCTATGTGTTAGTTGAACTGAAAAGGAAACAGCTATGA